One genomic region from Nocardia vinacea encodes:
- a CDS encoding serine hydrolase domain-containing protein encodes MTAIRGMVAAVLVVLAIPGVARAEEPGDILQAGADAGVANGFPGVIGMVRNGAETRYVHAGYGELSTRTPADPKARFRIGSFTKAFVAVVLLQLEAEHRLSLDDPIDRWIPGAVPDSAGITVRQLLNHTSGLPEYADDPRISLPYIAGVRAWPAWSPQAEVDIALQRGRTGAPGERFSYANTNYVLASMVITSVTGRHTADEVRERIIEPLRLRDTTFPVTDPNPHGNWLHGYTWQRDISVVDPQIFGAAGAMVSTLDDFAVFTHALYSGRLLPPAQQTELTTTVPTPDAGNGYGLGVLHAQAPCGPVWTYLGRTLGYDNRVVASPDGSRIVLLTGNEFHYLADNASAARFLDDAATRTFCALY; translated from the coding sequence ATGACTGCCATCAGGGGGATGGTCGCCGCTGTGCTCGTCGTGTTGGCAATACCCGGCGTCGCGCGGGCCGAGGAACCGGGCGATATCTTGCAGGCGGGTGCCGACGCCGGAGTCGCGAACGGTTTTCCGGGCGTCATCGGAATGGTCCGGAACGGAGCCGAAACGCGATACGTGCACGCGGGCTACGGCGAGCTGTCCACGCGCACCCCCGCCGACCCGAAGGCGCGGTTCCGCATCGGCAGCTTCACGAAGGCGTTCGTGGCCGTGGTACTGCTGCAACTGGAGGCCGAACATCGACTGTCCCTCGACGACCCCATCGACCGCTGGATTCCCGGCGCGGTGCCCGACAGTGCGGGTATCACAGTGCGCCAACTGCTCAACCACACCTCCGGGCTGCCGGAATACGCCGACGATCCCAGGATCTCGCTGCCCTATATCGCCGGGGTAAGGGCATGGCCTGCGTGGTCGCCCCAGGCGGAGGTCGATATCGCGCTGCAGCGGGGTCGGACCGGAGCGCCCGGCGAGCGGTTTTCCTACGCCAACACCAACTATGTCCTCGCGAGCATGGTGATCACTTCCGTGACCGGCCGACATACGGCCGACGAAGTGCGCGAACGCATTATCGAACCGCTACGGCTGCGCGACACCACCTTTCCCGTCACCGACCCGAACCCACACGGCAACTGGCTGCACGGCTACACCTGGCAACGCGATATCTCGGTCGTCGATCCACAGATCTTCGGCGCGGCGGGCGCGATGGTCTCCACCCTGGACGACTTCGCCGTCTTCACCCACGCCCTGTACTCCGGCCGACTGCTGCCACCCGCGCAACAGACCGAGCTCACCACCACCGTGCCGACACCCGATGCGGGCAACGGCTACGGACTCGGCGTCCTGCATGCGCAGGCACCCTGCGGTCCGGTCTGGACCTACCTCGGCCGGACACTCGGCTACGACAATCGGGTCGTCGCCAGCCCGGACGGCAGCCGCATAGTGCTGCTCACCGGTAACGAATTCCACTACCTCGCCGACAACGCCTCCGCCGCACGGTTTCTCGACGATGCGGCCACGCGAACCTTCTGCGCACTGTATTGA
- a CDS encoding RDD family protein, whose translation MSTSSTAYLTIPSGRYRLAGMGTRLGARLIDTVIVGIPIGIVAAVVLANTDSSHEFPADSDTDSGFGLATALLVVALGLLACIAYEVGLTATQGATFGKKALGIRVVRIDTADAPGEGIGGAAALIRWATLMLPSVLCGVWGVVCAASPYFDHLARQGWHDKVAKTFVLAAL comes from the coding sequence TTGAGCACGTCCAGTACCGCCTACCTCACCATCCCCTCCGGTCGGTATCGGCTCGCGGGCATGGGGACCCGGCTGGGCGCGCGGCTCATCGATACCGTCATCGTCGGCATACCGATCGGTATTGTCGCCGCGGTCGTGCTCGCGAACACAGACTCGTCGCATGAATTCCCCGCCGATAGCGATACCGATTCCGGATTCGGACTGGCGACCGCGCTGCTGGTCGTCGCACTCGGTTTGCTCGCCTGCATCGCCTACGAGGTCGGCTTGACCGCGACCCAGGGCGCGACCTTCGGGAAGAAGGCGCTCGGCATTCGCGTCGTGCGGATCGACACCGCCGACGCGCCGGGCGAAGGTATCGGCGGTGCGGCCGCCTTGATTCGCTGGGCGACGCTCATGCTCCCCAGCGTGCTGTGCGGTGTGTGGGGTGTGGTCTGTGCGGCGTCGCCGTATTTCGATCATCTCGCCCGGCAGGGCTGGCACGACAAGGTTGCCAAGACTTTCGTCCTCGCGGCGTTGTAG
- a CDS encoding gluconokinase has translation MAATSSMKGPPDRPVVVVMGVSGCGKSTVGALLAETLQVEYAEGDDFHPASNIEKMAAGVPLTDADRLPWLDIVAAWLGERRERGGVVSCSALKRDYRDRLRAAAPETFFVHLSASRAELARRMETRRGHFMPATLLDSQLAALQPLATDEFGITVDATEDPAELVREAVAAWESS, from the coding sequence ATGGCGGCAACATCCTCGATGAAGGGTCCGCCCGATCGGCCCGTTGTCGTCGTGATGGGCGTCTCCGGATGCGGAAAATCCACGGTCGGTGCCCTGCTTGCCGAGACGCTGCAGGTCGAGTATGCCGAGGGTGACGATTTCCATCCGGCGTCGAATATCGAGAAGATGGCGGCCGGTGTGCCGCTGACGGATGCGGATCGCCTGCCATGGCTCGATATCGTCGCGGCATGGCTGGGGGAGCGGCGCGAGCGCGGCGGGGTGGTCAGCTGCTCGGCGCTGAAGCGCGACTACCGTGATCGGCTGCGGGCGGCCGCACCCGAGACGTTTTTCGTTCATCTGTCCGCATCGCGCGCGGAACTGGCCCGCCGAATGGAGACCCGCCGCGGCCATTTCATGCCCGCGACCTTGCTGGACTCGCAGCTGGCCGCGTTGCAGCCATTGGCCACGGATGAATTCGGTATCACCGTGGACGCGACCGAGGACCCCGCCGAGCTGGTCCGCGAGGCGGTAGCCGCCTGGGAGTCGAGCTGA
- a CDS encoding M50 family metallopeptidase, with protein MQTAEFVERGASIADRLTTTQAAPPWWLVIATAVAALILVGYSPLWRITRNVVTIAHEGGHALTALLTGRRLNSITLHSDTSGLTVSSGKPYGLGMILTAVAGYPSPPLLGLGFAALLGANRITLMLWTAIALLAAVLIKVRNVYGLLTVFGLGALIFAVSWFGTDTVQAGFAYLGAWFLLLAGTRPVIELQRGRVRRWNMPQGADSDADQLARLTHIPALLWVFVFGAIAVAALVGGALLLSEAAGVCIPNVSGGECTTPALPTR; from the coding sequence GTGCAAACAGCGGAATTCGTCGAGCGCGGTGCCTCCATCGCGGACCGGCTCACCACAACCCAGGCCGCGCCACCATGGTGGTTGGTCATCGCGACAGCAGTCGCGGCCCTGATTCTGGTCGGATACAGCCCGCTGTGGCGGATCACCCGCAATGTGGTCACCATCGCGCACGAGGGCGGCCACGCACTCACCGCGCTGCTCACCGGCCGCAGGCTCAACAGCATCACACTGCACTCCGACACCTCCGGCCTGACCGTATCGAGCGGAAAACCCTACGGCCTCGGCATGATTCTGACCGCGGTAGCGGGCTATCCCTCGCCACCGCTGCTCGGTCTCGGCTTCGCCGCACTGCTCGGCGCCAACCGGATCACCCTCATGCTCTGGACCGCGATCGCTTTGCTCGCCGCCGTCCTGATCAAGGTGCGCAACGTCTACGGACTGCTGACGGTATTCGGCTTGGGCGCTCTCATCTTCGCGGTCTCCTGGTTCGGAACGGATACGGTCCAGGCCGGTTTCGCATATCTCGGCGCGTGGTTCCTACTGCTCGCGGGCACCCGGCCGGTGATCGAATTGCAGCGCGGACGGGTCCGCCGCTGGAATATGCCGCAGGGCGCGGACTCCGACGCCGATCAGCTCGCCCGGCTCACTCATATCCCCGCGCTGCTGTGGGTATTCGTCTTCGGCGCGATCGCGGTGGCCGCGCTGGTCGGCGGGGCGCTGCTGCTGTCCGAGGCCGCGGGTGTGTGCATTCCCAATGTCTCCGGCGGAGAGTGCACCACACCGGCCCTGCCGACCAGATAG
- a CDS encoding Gfo/Idh/MocA family oxidoreductase, giving the protein MSSLQVAIVGYGLAGSVFHAPLIAAQPRMRVAAVVTGSSVRAEQARREHPGVRVLASADELFADIAGIDLVVIATPNRTHAPLARQALDAGLPVVVDKPFAVNVTEGEDLITRAEHAGLALSVFQNRRWDGDFLTVRQLIADGRLGEVRRFESRFERWRPVPKGGWREVGSADDGAGLLFDLGSHLIDQAVTLFGPVRSVYGELDRRRPNIQTDDDAFVALTHISGVRSHLWMSAVTPQLGPRFRVLGSEAGYVTYGLDPQEEALRSGRRPGDGPWGTVEPERWGTVGAEPAVEPVPTIAGDYPAFYEAMAAALLDGAPVPVDPRDAVTTLRLLDAARRSADLGELVTT; this is encoded by the coding sequence ATGAGCAGCCTGCAGGTCGCCATAGTCGGGTACGGATTGGCCGGGTCGGTGTTCCATGCACCGCTGATCGCCGCGCAGCCGAGGATGCGGGTGGCGGCGGTGGTTACGGGGTCATCTGTGCGGGCGGAGCAGGCGCGGCGCGAGCATCCCGGGGTGCGGGTGCTGGCGAGCGCGGACGAACTGTTCGCCGATATCGCGGGAATTGATCTCGTGGTTATCGCGACGCCGAATCGAACGCATGCGCCGCTGGCTCGGCAAGCGCTGGACGCCGGGCTGCCGGTGGTCGTCGACAAGCCGTTCGCGGTGAACGTGACCGAGGGCGAGGATCTGATCACGCGGGCCGAGCATGCCGGTCTGGCGCTATCGGTATTCCAGAACCGGCGCTGGGACGGCGATTTCCTGACGGTGCGGCAGCTGATCGCGGATGGGCGGCTCGGCGAAGTGCGCCGTTTCGAGTCCCGGTTCGAGCGGTGGCGTCCGGTACCAAAGGGCGGCTGGCGCGAGGTCGGTTCCGCCGACGACGGCGCCGGACTACTGTTCGACCTCGGCAGTCATCTGATCGATCAGGCGGTGACGCTGTTCGGTCCGGTGCGCTCGGTGTACGGCGAGCTGGACCGGCGACGGCCGAATATCCAGACCGATGACGACGCCTTCGTCGCACTCACCCACATCTCGGGTGTGCGATCACACCTCTGGATGAGCGCGGTAACTCCGCAGCTGGGACCACGTTTTCGGGTGCTCGGCTCCGAAGCCGGTTACGTCACTTACGGATTGGATCCACAAGAAGAGGCTCTGCGGTCGGGCCGTCGCCCCGGTGACGGCCCATGGGGCACAGTCGAACCCGAGCGGTGGGGCACGGTGGGCGCGGAACCCGCCGTCGAACCCGTCCCCACGATCGCAGGCGACTACCCCGCGTTCTACGAGGCCATGGCCGCCGCACTCCTCGACGGCGCACCCGTTCCGGTCGACCCACGCGACGCCGTCACCACCTTGCGATTGCTCGACGCTGCCCGCAGATCGGCGGATCTCGGCGAGCTCGTCACCACCTGA
- a CDS encoding tellurite resistance/C4-dicarboxylate transporter family protein has product MAQRWWQDLPPMAGAFVMATGIVSVGLHLTGFEVVSWLVFALAAAVWLLLAIDFGTRLLWHRSQWEAEADTPPALTGVAATTVLGTRLSLSGWQIAACALLVLAAAIWLGLLLAVLRHWNRRMPGGAFLVCVSTQGLAVLAGTLALADVGDWLVWVALALFCVGVLLYLAAFTHFDIRQVWIGAGDQWVATGALAISTLAAAELVGAHQWTGAAHLLLAVVALIVLGLNLFGYTILLVAEVIRPRPEYDIRRWATVFPLGMTAVATLATSTATDLPALRTLGDLLLLVAVGAWALTFAVLLADRTTFESGRSA; this is encoded by the coding sequence GTGGCACAGCGATGGTGGCAGGACCTACCGCCGATGGCGGGGGCGTTCGTCATGGCGACCGGAATCGTGTCGGTGGGGTTGCATCTCACCGGATTCGAGGTTGTCTCGTGGCTGGTATTCGCACTTGCGGCGGCGGTCTGGCTGCTGCTCGCGATCGACTTCGGCACGCGACTGCTGTGGCATCGTTCGCAATGGGAGGCCGAGGCCGATACCCCACCCGCATTGACCGGAGTCGCGGCGACAACGGTGCTCGGGACACGGTTATCACTGTCGGGCTGGCAGATTGCGGCTTGCGCATTATTGGTGCTGGCCGCGGCGATCTGGCTCGGACTATTGCTCGCGGTACTGCGACATTGGAATCGGCGAATGCCGGGCGGGGCATTCCTGGTTTGTGTTTCTACTCAGGGCCTCGCGGTGCTGGCGGGGACACTGGCCCTGGCCGATGTCGGTGATTGGCTCGTCTGGGTGGCGTTGGCGTTGTTCTGTGTCGGCGTGCTGCTTTATCTCGCGGCCTTCACTCATTTCGATATTCGGCAGGTGTGGATCGGTGCGGGCGATCAATGGGTCGCCACCGGTGCGCTGGCGATTTCGACGCTGGCGGCCGCCGAACTCGTTGGCGCACACCAGTGGACCGGCGCCGCGCATCTGCTGCTCGCGGTGGTCGCGCTGATCGTCCTCGGCCTCAACCTGTTCGGCTACACGATCCTTCTGGTCGCCGAGGTGATCCGCCCGCGACCCGAGTACGACATCCGGCGTTGGGCCACGGTTTTCCCGCTCGGCATGACCGCGGTGGCGACGCTGGCCACCAGTACGGCCACCGACCTGCCCGCACTGCGCACGCTCGGCGACCTGCTGCTCCTGGTTGCGGTGGGCGCGTGGGCGCTCACCTTCGCCGTATTGCTCGCGGACCGAACGACATTCGAATCCGGTCGGTCCGCGTGA
- a CDS encoding LysE family translocator, protein MVPASHLAAFALAALIIIVIPGPNVLFAIGRALAHGRRTALLSVLGATVGSAVPLIAVALGLGVVLAASAVLLTIVKVVGAGYLIYLGVMAIRERKSLAGALRSPALEANPRRMFRQGVIVGATNPKTIVFFAAVLPQFADPATGALPLQLLTLGSVGLGIQILSDGTWAMIAGAARSWFVRSPRRLESVGATGGLMIIGVGASVALSGTN, encoded by the coding sequence ATGGTGCCCGCCTCTCACTTGGCCGCTTTCGCCTTGGCCGCACTGATCATCATCGTAATTCCCGGCCCGAATGTGCTTTTCGCGATCGGACGAGCCTTGGCACACGGTCGGCGCACGGCATTGCTTTCGGTGTTGGGGGCGACGGTGGGGTCGGCGGTTCCGCTGATTGCCGTTGCACTGGGGTTGGGTGTGGTGCTCGCGGCGTCGGCCGTGCTGCTGACGATCGTCAAGGTGGTGGGTGCGGGTTATCTGATCTACCTGGGCGTCATGGCGATTCGGGAAAGGAAGAGTCTCGCGGGGGCGCTGCGTTCGCCCGCGCTGGAAGCGAATCCGCGACGCATGTTCCGGCAAGGTGTGATCGTCGGCGCGACGAATCCGAAGACCATCGTGTTCTTCGCCGCCGTCCTACCGCAGTTCGCCGACCCAGCTACGGGCGCATTGCCTTTGCAGTTGCTGACGCTCGGGTCGGTAGGGCTCGGCATCCAAATACTCTCCGATGGAACGTGGGCCATGATCGCGGGTGCCGCGCGATCGTGGTTCGTCCGTTCACCGCGCCGCCTCGAATCCGTCGGCGCCACCGGCGGATTGATGATCATCGGCGTTGGTGCGAGCGTCGCGCTGAGCGGTACCAACTGA
- a CDS encoding response regulator produces the protein MAATDLTVLVVDDDFRVANLHAGIVESISGFTVAGTANTLAAARELNAANAIDLALVDVYLPDGSGIDLVRELHCDAMVLTAATESATVRAAFAAGALAYLVKPFPHTMLAARLAGYARYRRTLAAPQIDNASIEAALQALRPTSTPTATTVIASPTKDLVLHTILEATAPLSAAEVATAIGISRATAQRYLATLVAAGTVQMRLRYGTTGRPEQEYTAAPRRR, from the coding sequence ATGGCCGCAACAGATCTGACCGTGCTGGTGGTGGACGACGACTTCCGCGTGGCCAATCTGCACGCCGGAATCGTCGAATCCATCTCGGGTTTCACTGTCGCGGGCACCGCGAACACCCTGGCCGCCGCGCGAGAACTCAACGCCGCCAATGCGATCGACCTGGCGCTGGTCGATGTGTACCTGCCGGACGGTTCGGGCATCGACCTCGTGCGCGAATTGCACTGCGACGCCATGGTATTGACCGCCGCCACCGAAAGCGCAACCGTGCGAGCCGCATTCGCCGCAGGCGCACTCGCATACTTGGTGAAACCTTTCCCGCACACCATGCTCGCGGCCCGCCTTGCCGGATACGCCCGCTACCGCCGCACCCTCGCCGCACCCCAGATCGATAACGCGAGCATCGAAGCCGCACTCCAAGCGCTACGCCCGACCTCGACGCCCACCGCGACCACCGTCATCGCCTCCCCCACCAAAGACCTCGTCCTGCACACCATTCTCGAGGCCACCGCACCGCTTTCCGCCGCCGAGGTGGCCACCGCCATCGGCATCTCCCGCGCCACCGCCCAGCGCTATCTCGCCACCCTGGTCGCCGCGGGCACGGTCCAGATGCGGCTGCGCTACGGCACCACCGGCCGCCCCGAACAGGAGTACACCGCAGCACCGCGCCGCCGCTGA
- a CDS encoding sensor histidine kinase: MAKDGRARRRTTGHFRLRTQVLLLQIVIVSVTLGAAFAVFGYVSGQRLNDQYGQRALAIARSIAAEPVVREEVARYAPGTVTPELRPELTAGPLERIAIDTTQRTGALFVVITDDAGIRLAHPDEARLTEHVSTDPSEALAGREVIVKERGTLGPSVRAKVPVVEAGSDRIVGAVSVGISTTAVRGQLLSDLRTAALFIAAALLIGVAGSALLAWRWRGLTLGLEPAELAELVQGQAAVLHGIGRGVLAADSAWRTTFVNDEARRLLGISAEIGSPVDEIGLTPRVLEVFRALDEQPTPATIGSHIVVVAARPVTRDGRNLGAVLTVRDRTDVEALTRQLDAVQSMSTVLRAQRHEFSNKMHLLSGLLHGGRTDEASHVIDELIGAGPLGAATPGIDAIHDAYLQAFLAAKAAHSRESGVELVLGPNTWVDGNLAEPVDVTTVLGNLLDNAIEAARIAADPTKQVEVELVQEDSTLHIAVVDSGDGVAPEMIDTLFTEGTSTRDDHGVPGGRGVGLALIRQIARAHGGDVRLASARGGAPPLTGAEFIARIPGVLVDSEMPWPQQI; the protein is encoded by the coding sequence ATGGCCAAGGACGGCAGAGCACGACGGCGCACGACCGGACACTTCCGGTTGCGCACCCAGGTGCTGCTGCTGCAGATCGTGATCGTCTCGGTGACCCTCGGCGCCGCCTTCGCGGTATTCGGCTACGTCAGCGGCCAACGCCTCAACGACCAGTACGGGCAGCGTGCGCTGGCCATCGCGCGCAGCATCGCGGCCGAACCGGTGGTACGTGAAGAGGTCGCCCGATACGCGCCCGGCACGGTGACACCCGAGTTGCGGCCCGAGCTCACCGCGGGACCGCTGGAGCGGATAGCCATTGATACAACGCAGCGCACGGGCGCGCTGTTCGTGGTGATCACCGACGATGCCGGAATCCGGTTGGCACATCCGGACGAGGCGCGACTGACCGAACATGTGAGCACGGATCCGTCGGAGGCACTGGCGGGCCGAGAGGTGATCGTTAAGGAGCGCGGTACGCTCGGGCCTTCGGTGCGCGCGAAAGTTCCTGTGGTGGAAGCTGGTTCGGATCGCATTGTCGGTGCGGTGAGCGTTGGTATCTCGACCACCGCGGTTCGCGGGCAGTTGCTCTCCGATCTGCGCACCGCGGCGCTGTTCATCGCCGCTGCGCTACTGATCGGCGTCGCGGGTTCGGCATTGCTGGCGTGGCGATGGCGCGGGTTGACGCTCGGACTCGAACCCGCCGAACTTGCCGAACTCGTCCAAGGTCAGGCGGCGGTGCTGCACGGCATCGGCCGCGGTGTGCTCGCCGCCGATTCCGCTTGGCGCACAACGTTTGTCAATGACGAGGCGCGACGGCTGCTCGGTATCAGCGCCGAGATCGGCAGTCCGGTCGACGAGATCGGTTTGACGCCACGGGTGCTGGAGGTCTTCCGTGCGCTCGACGAACAGCCGACGCCCGCCACCATCGGCTCGCATATCGTGGTGGTCGCGGCCCGACCGGTCACCCGCGATGGGCGCAACCTCGGTGCCGTGCTCACCGTGCGCGATCGCACCGATGTGGAGGCATTGACCCGCCAACTCGACGCGGTGCAATCGATGAGTACCGTGCTGCGCGCCCAGCGCCACGAGTTCTCCAACAAGATGCACCTGCTCAGCGGACTGCTGCACGGCGGGCGCACGGACGAGGCGTCACATGTCATCGATGAGCTGATCGGTGCGGGCCCGCTCGGTGCGGCGACGCCCGGCATCGACGCGATCCACGACGCGTATCTGCAGGCCTTCCTCGCAGCCAAGGCGGCGCATTCGCGCGAGAGCGGCGTCGAACTCGTACTCGGTCCGAATACCTGGGTGGACGGCAATCTCGCCGAACCCGTCGATGTCACGACCGTGCTCGGCAATCTGCTCGACAACGCCATCGAGGCGGCGCGCATCGCCGCCGATCCCACCAAACAGGTGGAAGTCGAACTGGTGCAGGAGGATTCGACGCTGCACATCGCGGTCGTGGACAGCGGTGACGGTGTCGCACCCGAAATGATCGACACCCTATTCACCGAGGGCACCTCCACTCGCGACGATCACGGCGTGCCGGGCGGGCGGGGGGTCGGCCTCGCGCTGATCCGCCAGATCGCCCGCGCGCACGGCGGCGATGTCCGGCTCGCCAGTGCGCGCGGTGGTGCGCCGCCGCTCACCGGCGCCGAATTCATCGCCCGAATCCCCGGAGTACTGGTAGACAGCGAGATGCCATGGCCGCAACAGATCTGA
- a CDS encoding ABC transporter ATP-binding protein: MTEPLIELRSATKRFPGTGGGIHTAVRNLDLAVQPGEFVAVVGPTGCGKSTTLSLVSGLEPASAGRTLVRGKDVHGIPDGIGYMFQQDAVLPWKSVIDNVALGPRLRGKSKAEAREQARGWVRKVGLAGFESYYPHQLSGGMRKRVALAQTLVNDPEILLMDEPFSALDVQTRQLMQDELLRVWAGTGAAVIFVTHDLEEAIVLADRVVVMTASPATVCGNFPVSLERPRDVEEVRLTNEFRDIYREIWETLRDQVEAARGKGASRVA, encoded by the coding sequence ATGACCGAACCACTTATCGAGCTGCGGAGCGCGACGAAGCGCTTCCCCGGCACCGGCGGCGGAATCCATACCGCCGTTCGCAATCTCGATCTCGCGGTGCAACCCGGCGAATTCGTCGCCGTGGTCGGCCCGACGGGTTGCGGAAAGTCGACGACGCTGTCGTTGGTGTCCGGGCTGGAACCGGCCTCGGCCGGGCGGACGCTGGTGCGCGGCAAGGATGTCCACGGCATCCCGGACGGCATCGGCTACATGTTCCAGCAGGACGCGGTGCTGCCGTGGAAGAGCGTGATCGATAACGTCGCCCTCGGCCCGCGCCTGCGTGGCAAGTCCAAGGCCGAAGCGCGCGAACAGGCCCGCGGCTGGGTGCGCAAGGTCGGTCTCGCCGGATTCGAGAGCTACTATCCGCATCAGCTCTCCGGCGGTATGCGCAAGCGCGTCGCGCTCGCGCAGACATTGGTCAACGATCCCGAGATCCTGTTGATGGACGAGCCGTTCAGCGCGCTGGACGTGCAGACCAGGCAGCTGATGCAGGACGAACTGCTGCGCGTGTGGGCGGGTACCGGCGCGGCCGTCATCTTCGTGACCCACGATCTGGAAGAGGCCATCGTCCTCGCCGACCGGGTCGTCGTCATGACCGCCAGCCCGGCCACGGTCTGCGGCAACTTCCCGGTCTCGCTGGAACGTCCGCGCGATGTCGAAGAGGTCCGGCTCACCAACGAATTCCGGGACATCTACAGGGAAATTTGGGAAACGCTGCGCGATCAGGTCGAGGCAGCCCGAGGCAAGGGAGCCTCCCGTGTCGCATAA
- a CDS encoding ABC transporter permease, with amino-acid sequence MSHNVLEDVAKSSPEVEIETEEQILARVRTNLRRNRLRTWGLRIALIAVWLGAWELTATLWIDPFFYSKPSLIWDRLVEWFTEGTQFGSIWLQMYTTVQEAVLGFVIGAVAGVVLGTLLGRSRYWAEVLAPFIKALNAVPRIVLASLFIIWFGLGLSSKVATVVVLVFFAVFFNAFTGAREVDGNVINNARILGASKRQVLSSIVLPSATTWILSSLHTAFGFALIGAVVGEYAGASKGLGLLISNAQGTFDSAGIYAGMIIITVIALLAEWAIGAAEGRLLKWRPSQATSNHGI; translated from the coding sequence GTGTCGCATAACGTGCTCGAAGATGTGGCGAAGTCCTCGCCCGAGGTCGAAATCGAAACCGAGGAGCAGATTCTCGCGCGCGTGCGGACCAACCTCCGGCGCAACCGACTGCGCACCTGGGGTCTGCGGATCGCACTGATCGCCGTGTGGCTGGGCGCCTGGGAGCTCACCGCCACGCTGTGGATCGACCCGTTCTTCTATTCCAAGCCCTCGCTGATCTGGGACCGCCTGGTCGAATGGTTCACCGAAGGAACGCAATTCGGCTCGATCTGGCTGCAGATGTACACCACCGTGCAGGAAGCGGTGCTCGGCTTCGTCATCGGCGCGGTGGCCGGTGTCGTACTCGGCACGCTGCTCGGCCGCAGCCGGTACTGGGCCGAGGTGCTCGCGCCGTTCATCAAGGCGCTCAACGCCGTTCCACGTATCGTGCTGGCGTCGCTGTTCATCATCTGGTTCGGTCTCGGGCTCAGCTCGAAGGTCGCGACGGTCGTGGTGCTGGTGTTCTTCGCCGTATTCTTCAACGCCTTCACCGGTGCGCGTGAGGTCGACGGCAATGTCATCAATAACGCCCGCATCCTCGGTGCGAGCAAGCGTCAGGTACTGAGCTCGATCGTGTTGCCCAGCGCGACCACCTGGATCTTGTCCAGCCTGCACACCGCCTTCGGTTTCGCGCTGATCGGTGCGGTCGTCGGTGAATACGCCGGGGCCAGTAAGGGTTTGGGTCTGCTGATCAGCAACGCCCAGGGCACCTTCGATTCGGCCGGTATCTACGCGGGCATGATCATCATCACCGTCATCGCGTTGCTGGCCGAATGGGCGATCGGTGCGGCGGAGGGCCGATTGCTGAAATGGCGTCCGTCGCAGGCGACTTCGAACCACGGGATCTGA